A section of the Malania oleifera isolate guangnan ecotype guangnan chromosome 2, ASM2987363v1, whole genome shotgun sequence genome encodes:
- the LOC131149334 gene encoding putative oxygen-evolving enhancer protein 2-2 isoform X2 codes for MVTPTDKKSITDYGSPEEFLSKVDYLLGRQVYSGKTEAEGGFDKNVVATANILESATPVVGGKQYYFVSVLTRTADGDEGGKHQLITATVADGKLFICKAQAGDKRWFKGARRFVESTADSFSVA; via the exons ATGGTCACCCCTACCGATAAGAAGTCCATAACCGATTATGGCTCCCCTGAGGAGTTCCTATCTaaa GTAGACTACTTGCTAGGAAGACAAGTATACTCTGGCAAGACTGAAGCTGAG GGCGGGTTTGACAAGAACGTGGTGGCAACGGCGAACATATTGGAAAGCGCAACGCCGGTAGTGGGAGGGAAGCAGTACTACTTCGTGTCGGTGCTGACGAGAACTGCGGACGGAGATGAAGGGGGGAAACACCAACTGATAACAGCCACGGTGGCGGATGGGAAGCTCTTCATTTGCAAGGCGCAAGCCGGGGACAAGAGATGGTTTAAGGGAGCGAGGAGGTTTGTGGAGAGCACTGCAGATTCTTTCAGCGTTGCCTAG
- the LOC131149333 gene encoding WD repeat-containing protein 26 homolog isoform X1 yields MGGVEDDEPPSKRMKLSSGELKGLSNGLSLAEPVAGSLGDVMARPLPTQGDEEMVGSRGVIKRVEFVRIIAKALYSLGYKKSGAHLEEESGIPLHSSMVDLFMQQILDGNWDESVATLHRISPLDETILRSASFLIFEQKFFELLDGEKVMDALKTLRTEIAPLCINNTRIRELSSWIVSSSQSALVGSPSQAAVRAKSRSNLLEELQTLLPPTVMIPERRLEHLVEQALNLQRDACRFHNSLDREMSLYTDHQCGRDRLPSQTLQILEAHYDEVWFLQFSHKGKYLASSSNDRSAIIWESWEAFPFPIDCCAPSCSQVHCFPTALHYHTTTDLLSILGVMVERLKSSVGILPYEIDTNGVFLKHRLTGHQRPVSSVSWSPDDHQLLTCGVEESVRRWDVSSGECLHVYEKTGLGLVSCGWFPDGKCIFSGVTDKSICMWDLEGKELECWKGQRTLKISDLEITGDGKQIISICRDTAILLFERETKAERYIEEDQTITSFSLSRDSKFVLVSLLNQEIHLWNINGDIKLIAKYEGHKRARFIIRSCFGGSEEAFIASGSEDSQVYIWHRGSGELIQSLPGHSGAINCVCWNPTNPHMLASASDDRTVRVWGLGQINLSNKGTRCNGVHYCNGGTQS; encoded by the exons ATGGGAGGTGTAGAGGATGATGAACCACCATCAAAACGCATGAAATTATCCTCTGGAGAACTGAAAGGCCTTTCGAACGGTTTGTCTCTTGCAGAGCCTGTAGCTGGCTCTTTGGGAGACGTGATGGCTCGGCCCCTACCAACCCAAGGGGATGAAGAGATGGTTGGTTCACGAGGAGTAATTAAAAGAGTAGAATTTGTTCGGATCATAGCCAAAGCCCTGTACTCTCTTGGTTATAAAAAAAGTGGAGCTCATTTGGAAGAAGAGTCGGGGATACCCTTACATTCTTCTATGGTGGATTTGTTCATGCAGCAAATTCTTGATGGCAATTGGGATGAAAGTGTAGCCACATTGCATAGAATCAGTCCATTGGATGAAACTATTCTTAGGTCAGCATCTTTTTTGATATTCGAGCAGAAGTTCTTTGAACTTTTGGATGGAGAAAAAGTCATGGATGCTTTGAAGACTTTGAGGACTGAGATTGCACCACTTTGCATTAATAATACTAGAATTCGAGAGCTCTCTTCATGGATTGTGTCTTCTTCGCAGAGTGCATTAGTTGGCTCTCCTAGTCAAGCTGCTGTGAGAGCAAAGTCTCGGTCAAATCTACTGGAGGAATTGCAGACTCTTCTTCCTCCAACTGTTATGATACCTGAGAGAAGGTTGGAACATCTAGTTGAACAGGCCCTTAACTTGCAACGTGATGCTTGCAGGTTTCACAATTCTTTGGATAGGGAAATGTCATTGTATACTGATCATCAGTGCGGAAGAGACCGGCTTCCTTCTCAAACTCTACAG ATACTAGAAGCACATTATGACGAAGTCTGGTTTTTGCAATTTTCGCACAAGGGCAAATATTTAGCCTCATCATCGAATGACCGGTCTGCAATCATATGGGAG AGCTGGGAAGCTTTTCCCTTTCCTATCGACTGTTGTGCACCATCATGCTCTCAAGTACATTGTTTCCCAACTGCATTACATTACCATACAACTACTGACCTGCTATCCATCTTGGGAGTTATGGTGGAGAGGCTGAAATCAAGTGTTGGTATCTTACCATACGAG attgaCACCAATGGAGTGTTTTTAAAGCATAGACTGACTGGTCACCAGAGACCTGTCTCTTCTGTTTCATGGAGTCCTGATGACCACCAGCTCCTCACTTGTGGTGTAGAAGAGTCTGTTAGGCGCTGGGATGTCTCTTCTGGTGAATGCCTTCATGTTTATGAAAAGACCGGATTGGGCTTGGTTTCTTGTGGATGGTTTCCAGATGGCAAATGCATATTCTCTGGTGTTACTGATAAGAGCATTTGCATGTGGGATTTGGAAGGAAAGGAGCTGGAATGTTGGAAAGGTCAAAGAACACTTAAGATTTCGGACCTGGAAATAACTGGTGATGGGAAGCAGATTATCAGTATTTGTAGAGATACTGCAATACTATTATTtgaaagggaaactaaggctgaGAGATACATCGAGGAGGATCAAACCATAACTTCATTCTCATTATCAAGGGACAGTAAGTTTGTGCTGGTCAGCCTTTTGAATCAAGAGATCCATCTTTGGAACATTAATGGTGATATCAAGCTCATTGCAAAGTATGAAGGTCACAAACGCGCCCGCTTTATTATAAGGTCCTGTTTTGGTGGATCTGAggaagctttcattgctagcggTAGTGAAGACTCACAG GTCTACATATGGCACAGAGGCTCAGGTGAACTGATACAGTCTTTGCCTGGCCATTCTGGAGCCATTAATTGTGTGTGCTGGAATCCAACAAATCCTCACATGTTGGCATCGGCCAGCGATGATCGTACAGTTCGTGTATGGGGCCTAGGTCAGATAAATTTGTCAAACAAAGGTACTCGGTGCAATGGCGTCCACTATTGCAATGGAGGAACACAGAGCTGA
- the LOC131149333 gene encoding WD repeat-containing protein 26 homolog isoform X2, with translation MGGVEDDEPPSKRMKLSSGELKGLSNGLSLAEPVAGSLGDVMARPLPTQGDEEMVGSRGVIKRVEFVRIIAKALYSLGYKKSGAHLEEESGIPLHSSMVDLFMQQILDGNWDESVATLHRISPLDETILRSASFLIFEQKFFELLDGEKVMDALKTLRTEIAPLCINNTRIRELSSWIVSSSQSALVGSPSQAAVRAKSRSNLLEELQTLLPPTVMIPERRLEHLVEQALNLQRDACRFHNSLDREMSLYTDHQCGRDRLPSQTLQILEAHYDEVWFLQFSHKGKYLASSSNDRSAIIWEIDTNGVFLKHRLTGHQRPVSSVSWSPDDHQLLTCGVEESVRRWDVSSGECLHVYEKTGLGLVSCGWFPDGKCIFSGVTDKSICMWDLEGKELECWKGQRTLKISDLEITGDGKQIISICRDTAILLFERETKAERYIEEDQTITSFSLSRDSKFVLVSLLNQEIHLWNINGDIKLIAKYEGHKRARFIIRSCFGGSEEAFIASGSEDSQVYIWHRGSGELIQSLPGHSGAINCVCWNPTNPHMLASASDDRTVRVWGLGQINLSNKGTRCNGVHYCNGGTQS, from the exons ATGGGAGGTGTAGAGGATGATGAACCACCATCAAAACGCATGAAATTATCCTCTGGAGAACTGAAAGGCCTTTCGAACGGTTTGTCTCTTGCAGAGCCTGTAGCTGGCTCTTTGGGAGACGTGATGGCTCGGCCCCTACCAACCCAAGGGGATGAAGAGATGGTTGGTTCACGAGGAGTAATTAAAAGAGTAGAATTTGTTCGGATCATAGCCAAAGCCCTGTACTCTCTTGGTTATAAAAAAAGTGGAGCTCATTTGGAAGAAGAGTCGGGGATACCCTTACATTCTTCTATGGTGGATTTGTTCATGCAGCAAATTCTTGATGGCAATTGGGATGAAAGTGTAGCCACATTGCATAGAATCAGTCCATTGGATGAAACTATTCTTAGGTCAGCATCTTTTTTGATATTCGAGCAGAAGTTCTTTGAACTTTTGGATGGAGAAAAAGTCATGGATGCTTTGAAGACTTTGAGGACTGAGATTGCACCACTTTGCATTAATAATACTAGAATTCGAGAGCTCTCTTCATGGATTGTGTCTTCTTCGCAGAGTGCATTAGTTGGCTCTCCTAGTCAAGCTGCTGTGAGAGCAAAGTCTCGGTCAAATCTACTGGAGGAATTGCAGACTCTTCTTCCTCCAACTGTTATGATACCTGAGAGAAGGTTGGAACATCTAGTTGAACAGGCCCTTAACTTGCAACGTGATGCTTGCAGGTTTCACAATTCTTTGGATAGGGAAATGTCATTGTATACTGATCATCAGTGCGGAAGAGACCGGCTTCCTTCTCAAACTCTACAG ATACTAGAAGCACATTATGACGAAGTCTGGTTTTTGCAATTTTCGCACAAGGGCAAATATTTAGCCTCATCATCGAATGACCGGTCTGCAATCATATGGGAG attgaCACCAATGGAGTGTTTTTAAAGCATAGACTGACTGGTCACCAGAGACCTGTCTCTTCTGTTTCATGGAGTCCTGATGACCACCAGCTCCTCACTTGTGGTGTAGAAGAGTCTGTTAGGCGCTGGGATGTCTCTTCTGGTGAATGCCTTCATGTTTATGAAAAGACCGGATTGGGCTTGGTTTCTTGTGGATGGTTTCCAGATGGCAAATGCATATTCTCTGGTGTTACTGATAAGAGCATTTGCATGTGGGATTTGGAAGGAAAGGAGCTGGAATGTTGGAAAGGTCAAAGAACACTTAAGATTTCGGACCTGGAAATAACTGGTGATGGGAAGCAGATTATCAGTATTTGTAGAGATACTGCAATACTATTATTtgaaagggaaactaaggctgaGAGATACATCGAGGAGGATCAAACCATAACTTCATTCTCATTATCAAGGGACAGTAAGTTTGTGCTGGTCAGCCTTTTGAATCAAGAGATCCATCTTTGGAACATTAATGGTGATATCAAGCTCATTGCAAAGTATGAAGGTCACAAACGCGCCCGCTTTATTATAAGGTCCTGTTTTGGTGGATCTGAggaagctttcattgctagcggTAGTGAAGACTCACAG GTCTACATATGGCACAGAGGCTCAGGTGAACTGATACAGTCTTTGCCTGGCCATTCTGGAGCCATTAATTGTGTGTGCTGGAATCCAACAAATCCTCACATGTTGGCATCGGCCAGCGATGATCGTACAGTTCGTGTATGGGGCCTAGGTCAGATAAATTTGTCAAACAAAGGTACTCGGTGCAATGGCGTCCACTATTGCAATGGAGGAACACAGAGCTGA
- the LOC131149334 gene encoding oxygen-evolving enhancer protein 2, chloroplastic-like isoform X1 → MASTACLLHHHAIGIRHSSSCSSSHRQQPQQQVVLAAIKPPHRHQQLILSRAIQNKQQAVAVHPEDDGNATISRRLALTVLIGAAAVGSKVSPADAAYGETANIFGKPKTNTDFLPYNGEGFKLSIPSKWNPSKEREFPGQVLRYEDNFDSNSNVSVMVTPTDKKSITDYGSPEEFLSKVDYLLGRQVYSGKTEAEGGFDKNVVATANILESATPVVGGKQYYFVSVLTRTADGDEGGKHQLITATVADGKLFICKAQAGDKRWFKGARRFVESTADSFSVA, encoded by the exons ATGGCATCCACTGCATGTTTGTTGCACCACCATGCAATTGGTATCAGACACTCCTCCTCCTGCTCCTCGTCGCACCGCCAGCAGCCGCAGCAGCAAGTAGTACTGGCGGCCATCAAGCCCCCCCATCGCCACCAGCAGCTCATTCTCTCCCGCGCCATCCAGAATAAGCAGCAGGCCGTCGCCGTCCATCCTGAAGACGACGGCAACGCCACCATCTCTCGCCGCTTGGCTCTCACCGTCCTCATTGGTGCTGCCGCCGTTGGCTCCAAGGTTTCCCCCGCCGATGCTGCCTACGGAGAAACTG CAAATATTTTTGGGAAGCCCAAGACGAACACGGACTTCTTGCCATACAACGGGGAAGGATTCAAGCTGTCGATACCATCAAAATGGAACCCAAGCAAGGAGAGGGAATTCCCAGGTCAGGTTCTGAGGTACGAGGACAACTTCGATTCCAATAGCAATGTCTCCGTCATGGTCACCCCTACCGATAAGAAGTCCATAACCGATTATGGCTCCCCTGAGGAGTTCCTATCTaaa GTAGACTACTTGCTAGGAAGACAAGTATACTCTGGCAAGACTGAAGCTGAG GGCGGGTTTGACAAGAACGTGGTGGCAACGGCGAACATATTGGAAAGCGCAACGCCGGTAGTGGGAGGGAAGCAGTACTACTTCGTGTCGGTGCTGACGAGAACTGCGGACGGAGATGAAGGGGGGAAACACCAACTGATAACAGCCACGGTGGCGGATGGGAAGCTCTTCATTTGCAAGGCGCAAGCCGGGGACAAGAGATGGTTTAAGGGAGCGAGGAGGTTTGTGGAGAGCACTGCAGATTCTTTCAGCGTTGCCTAG